One Gopherus evgoodei ecotype Sinaloan lineage chromosome 1, rGopEvg1_v1.p, whole genome shotgun sequence genomic window, AGCTGGCCATTCTGAGTTGGCTTACTGTAGTCTATTTCATCAGTGATTGAATTGTTATAGAACATCAAAGGAATCATTGGTGAGATACTGTTTTTGAGGATTCAGATCAAGGAACCTTTAAAACAAGCACTATAACTGCCGTGTGGACATAATGGGTGTGAATTAGACTttattcacaccagtgtaaattgggaataacgccattgaaattaatgaagtTACACTCGTATAAAACTAATCTGAATAATTGGAGAATCCAGCCTAATAGTAGAAAGGGAGTATCCAGCTTTGAAAATATCAACATTAGactgatttttcccctttaacATGTAAATAATATACATTacagttgtgtatttgattttaaaatgtctattttaaaaagaaaagatctttaaaaaagaaacaaaggtcAGTTTCACTTGTAACAAATTAGCTGAGTGAAGAAGAAATTTATTTGGAAACTTATTATTAAGTTAGTTCACTTTATACCAAATGATTAAATATAATAATACTCTGCTAAAAATCGCTCTTCTAGCCAGTGcatcaaaaacttttttttgtttaaccaATTACATTCTATTTCAGGATAAAAAGGAACTTCAAAATGTGTTCGAGCAAAGAGTATACATCTGATAGTATTAAAATCTTCCATccatcttttaaaatgaaaacataataAAGCAAATGACATTTCACATCAAAATATCcttcaaaatatttataattcctttaaaatatattaatatcttATAATTTGGTCATTGTCACTATAGATCATTGTACTTAAATCACTAATGCACACTTCAATTTGGTATATCAAAAAGTAGTAAATGTCATGTTTGTAAGTATTGGACCAGACTACACTTAAAAAGTTTTGCTGGAATAGCTATGTCGGTTAGGTGTGGAAGAAATCATACCCATGACTGATATAGCTATGTCAGGAAAAGCCCTACTGTAGATGCAGTTACACCAGCAAAAAATCTTTGTCCTGCTATAACTTATTTCATTCTGAGAGCTAGTATAACTTGTCTGCACAAGGAGGGTTTGTCAGTATAGCTATTCGGCAAACGCAGTCTAAGTACAGACAAGGCCTTAATATTACCAAATTTAAATTCACTATGTACAGTATTCATTATGATCTGGAATGTCTCTTTGGTTTGTAATTCATGAAATGTCTGAACTActgttacattttatttcttaCACTTCAGAGCAACAACAAGAAAATCTCTGCTTCCCTTTTGTCCATTGTATAAAAGTCATTCATTGGATGTtagtttttctttgcttttaaggGGAAAAAGGCAAACATCAAATTTGGGGGGGAAAACCCTACTTTGATTTTATACATGTATGTGTGTTTTTCTACATAATCTTTTTCCTGATGATACCTAAAAAGTTCTgacaagttaaaaaaattaagtttgaaTCCCTGCAACCTCATAAAGTTCACCTCGAATAGAGGATGCAGAAGAAGGGAGATTTGGGTGTGAAACCACAGGGTTTTAGGCTCTAAGGGAACCAAACTCTCTCTCTTTGGATCTGGAGGCAGTAGTACAAGAAAATCCTTTCTGATgcttcctgctccagccctgctagCATAGCTCTCTGACAAGCTGTGTAGCTGTTAACTTTCCTTCATCAAAGAAGCAAAAAGCATGGTTTCAAAGCAAACAGCTTGTGGGGGAAAACATGCTGTGGAGGTGCTGTTTCACTCCATACTTAGTCTACGCACCCTTTCCATTTGCTTTTGTTCAACTGTGCCACAATACTTGGTTGGATGATCCCTTGGTCAAGGGGCTGGACAGAGACTCTGTCAAATGTTGCTTTGTGACTTTGAGCAAATTAGGTGATCTCTGCCTCAGTCCATTTAAAATGGGATACCACTTTCTTAGTTCGTGGTGGTGTTGGGATGATCTATCTTTAATGTTTATGAAGACACAGATGATATAATGAGATCCATATAAGAGGATGAAACTTGGTGTCTAAGGTGGTTATATGTAATCAGAAATGTTTGAGATATTTTCAGGCAAAAATATGGATTTTCATTCAGCTACCTTTGTAGAAGCCTTAAAAAGTTGTAGATTGCAGAAACCTGGTATGCTGCAGATAGTAAAAGTACAACTGAAACATTAAAATCAATGCCTTCAaattcagaatttagcaatgctgAAGTTTTAGCAACAGCTACTCTGAAGCATTAAAACTGTCTTTATAAGGCACAAGGAAGAAATCAATAAACATTTTATGTTGAGACACTTTTTTTCGTCTTGGAAGGATAATATTAGGACTGAATGTTAAAATACTCCAATATTTGTGTTTTGAATATGATACTGAGTAAGCGTGACATTTTTAGTATGACCTAATATAAACTGGTTACAGCAGAGGGTGCTGATTTATGGCACAAAGCCTTTGGGTCTGATCATCATTTTTACCTGTTTAAAAGCTTGCCTATAACCATCTGGAAGACCATTAGAAACatcatgccaggtgccccagaaaaTCCCATTGCGAACACCTTTGTATTTTTGGTGATAGTATTTCCCATTTAGGTTGGCAGACAAACATTTATCAAACCACCAGCCAGAGCTGTAGTAAGCCCCACAATTTCCTGATAGATACTTATCATTGTCTTTGTCCGGGGTAGTGAAGAATTTTTGATCATGGTTGTAATGTTTACTGAAGTGCAGGGCATCTCCGGCTGTACCACTATAGCCACTGACACTTAGACGGTACTTGAGATATTCATTGGCTACATAGAACTGTTCATATTTAGCATATTCTCGAATACCATTGAAATCTTCAAGCTCAATTCTCAGCTGCATATCCCTGCTTTTGGTCAGGAGATGAATTTTATCATTCCCCAGCCAAAATTCcctgctgagatttccaaagccaTTTTTGTAGTCATTCCATGTTCTGTTGAAGTTAATGCTACCATCTTGACGCATCTGTAGCACTGTCCAGCCACCTCCCATTGATTCCATGTCACAGTAAACCTCAAAGCTGCTATGTTTTGGATCTGGAATAACTCTGTAGATTCCATTACGCCTTCTACCTGCTGTATAATGATCAGCACAGTCTCTCTGCATTAGTTGTATAACTAGGAGAAAATAGATAGTATTAGTATGGACagtcttatttaattttttttagtatcTCGTACACCACATCAAGCATTCCAGACTATGTTAAtgtaaaaaattacattttaaacccACAGTGTATACTCTTCAGCACTTTTAGCAGTATCTTGCCTGGAGGTTCTCTCTcctatttttcttatttattaataaatgCAAAACCAAGATAAATGATTGATGTTAATCTAAAAAATGCTACATAGCTCCATAAAATTGTCTTGCTGCTTATTTCTTGCATGTATATCCATAAAGAATAATGAGTTAAATTCCACAAAGCTGGTTCAAGGAGGTGCAAAACACATACCCTGAGGGTTGCATCTTGTGGGGGTGACTTAACTCTCCAGAGGTCAAGAAGTGTTTCTGCAGTCAGAGTTCTGGTAAGTATGGGCATCTTTTATTCCCATTAGGGCTACTCCATAGGTGTCCACTACCAGGAACCTGATGCATCTGATGGCTGTGCAGACACCCTGACGACACTGCATTTTTGGCCAAAATTGCCCACTTTTCACTGGGCTggcctcttcccctcttccctttTCACCCAGTGAAGTTGTTTGGTATTTGCAGCCAAAATCTGGCCCCCTCTGTACACTTTCCATTATTGGAACTCTTCTCCGTGAGCTAATGCTGGCATATTTCAGTAGTGAATTTGGCCTACTATTTCCATTCTattatttcaaatgctttttaaCTCATGTATTCAACTATACCTTAATTTTCTCTTATGTATTATAGAATTTGCTCCTCTTGTGGAATGGATTCATTCTACTTTGTCATATTAATGTCTATAATTCAGTACCTTTCATGCTATAGTATGTTATATGAGAAGTTTATTTCATATCAGGACGACTTAAAGATGGCTCATTATTGGCTGTTAGTCTagacaatgggaatttttcatatGTCAGTGGTCAGTTATTTACAATACTTTAGGAAATAGGAGGAAACTAGTAATGTTGTCTTATGCCAATTCTATGATTCCTAAAAAGATGTAGCTAGAAAAGTGACAGTGCTTTCCTGTGCACATGGAATTGCTGGCTTCGTAATAAAGAAATAATCAGTATGCTGATCCATTTACGTAACTCATCTTCCTatcaataatttattttatacaaactTATTTTCCAGATGTTTCCTGAGGATTATAAATCCATCTATAACCACTTACTAGTAATAATGGTGTGCTCAAGAGTTTTTACAGGATATGCTGCAAATGACACATTCTTAGAACTTCATGTTCCACAACACAATATGTTCATTAACACAACAATATTTCATTGATGTCTTTCAGAGGAAGGGTTTTAAGTGTTCGAAATTATTTTGAGAATGTATATTCCTACtacaaataatttaaatgtaTGGGAGTGTTTGATTACATGTTTTAATTGTATATCACCActggaaaaatacaaatattaataataagaactgCGTGTTAAGAGGAAGTGCTGTTCTCAGGCTACAGTaggggactaggagtcaggattcctgggttatTTAAGAAATGTGAGGAAAAACTTCAGAAAGGgcgcattttaaaattattttctctgcaaaagttagtaaatattttatttaagaaaTTACATAAAGAATAAATTGtcctatagaatcataggactggaagggtcatctagttcagtctccTGCATTCAAGGTAGGACTAAGtgataactagaccatccctcatGGGttcatctaacctgttcttaaaaatctgtgatgacagagattccacaacctccctaggcaatttgttccagtgcttaaccaccctgacagttaagaagtctttcctgatatccaacctaaatctcccttgctgcagtttaagcccattacttcttgtcctatcctcagaagttaaagagaataatttttcaccctcctccttgtaacaatctttgatgtacttaaaaattatcatgtcccccttcagtcttctcttctccagactaaacaaacccaatttttccttATAAGTCATATTTTCTACAcctttaatcagttttgttgctcttctctggactttctctaatttgtccacatctttcctgaaatggtgggacctagaactggacacaatactcaatAGGTTATTTTGAAGAGTTATTTTGTCAAATTAGGAGAGTAAATTCCATCTTTAAAGTGTGAAAGAGAAATCTTATTCTTTCATTATGTTCAAATCTCAGTGTAACCTTAACTTTGTGATTGATACTAATTCTGCCATGGAATGCACATATTTTGTATATGAGAAAGAATTTAACATGGAGTTAATTACATAGACTAGGGATGCAAAATATGTTACTCAAGGATATTCTTGGATTACATAAGTGACTTATTTATTCTCCTCCACTCTTGGGTTTTGTGGTCAACCCTaactaatgaaaataataataaattgttttctttgttttacttTCATCTACATATAAATTGGAGTTGTggaagaagatttctgatagATAAAACTTTCTTGTTAACATCCAGAGACTAGAGACAACAATTTCAGACTTGGGtacctaaagttaagcatctaaATCCATATGTAGGCCCTGAACtaaggcctcatccaaagcctgttgaagccaatgggaagactcccctttatttcagtggactttggataagATGTTAAGTATCCTAAGTTTCAGAATAGATGTGAACAAAGAGGGCCTGTCTCAATTAGacacagggccggcacttccattaggtgaccctaggtggttgcctagggcgccaggattcggggggtggcattttgtgcgctctcgACAGGGCGCATGGGAGCTTCCTATTCCGCTCCTGTcgtgctgccgaagaaggaccttctgctgacgtgccacggaaaacagcagcaggcaattgagcagctcaatgactgttgctgtcgcctgcggcatttcggctgagggtccttctttggcggtgcGACAagagcggaaccagaagctcccacatgccccatggggagcgcacaaaatgccacctcccgaattctgcctagggcgccagaaactctggcgctgcTCCTGATTAGGCACCTTCTATGGATCCAACCCTACTCCTATTTAAGTCAATAATagttttgccgttgacttcactgaagtcaggatTCATTCCTATGAGCGAAAACTAGTTATTGTCATCCTTTCTAGTTTCATAATGCACTTATTACCATTACATTTTCACTGTCACTGTTGGATTGTTTGTTATATATAAATgctatgtacagtaactcctcacttagtaaccccggttaacattgttcgttatgttgctgatcagttatagaacatgctcgtttaaagttgtacCTGCTTTGTCctttgcttgcagaaagagcagcccgttggagctagctggtggggattTGGAACCAGGGTGGTCCAGCAGCACCCCATCAGCatcccgctcccctaagttccctgagcagcagcacagccctgccgggcagttcagctgtccttccccccactgcaatgtgttgctcctgccctctgccttggagctgctcccaggagacTTCTGGTTGCAGTGCAAGGGGGTGGGtggaagaggggtgctaatgtccgggtgtccccctcccccccattccttTACTCCatttccatgggggaggggaaggggagggacacaacagggctcaggagggagggagcttgcTAGAAGCAgatgctgtctcaacttgctgatctacttaaaagggcaatgtacttagtgtggggatcagcgtacttaaagggacaatgcatctctctctctctctctctctctctctctctctctctcacacacacacatacacacagtgtgtttctctatttctctctgccatgctgtctcccctccctccattcgtgctgccttgtagagtgtgaggctacattaacaaagTGATAACcattgagggctcagccaagtgctagttcatcatttagcagtaaggcattccctgggaaatatcccatcctcttgcaccctctgacttcaccacctcaaccaagcttcacaatcatcattgctgtgtacagtattaaattgtttgtttttttaaaaaaaacgtattgtgtgtgtgtgtgtatatagaaatgaaatagtcttttgtctggtgaaatttttttcctcctggaacctaacccttcccatttacattaatttttatggggaaattggattcacttaacatcgtttaacttaaagtagcatttttcaggaacataattacattaagcgaggagttactgtagtagtATTTTTACCTGCCTGGATTAAGACTGTAGGTTGAACATTACTTTGCATCAGTTACCCTTTCTGCATGTGTTATAGTAACACAAGAATATAGATCTATCAAGACTAGACTGGCTTGTGCTAATAACCAAAAACTGATATTTCAGAAAAAGGTGGTGATGAGGAGAATTTAGAATGCACCTACCCAATCATGGAGACTTGTACATGATGGataggaaaaattccttcctgacctctgacTATCTTATACCTGAAGCATGACATTTGATTACTGGTATCTAATAAAGACATTGCTATAACATAAAGTTGTTCATGTgtcctgtttgtgtttttgctGATCTTGTGTTTCAGAATTTCAAAACATAGCAGTGCATTCATTGTACTATCTGCAGTTTTCTCTGATATTCTTTAAATAGACTAGTATTGCAGATGAGAGTGAAGGAGGGCAGGTCCTGCAGGAATGACTTCTGGAAGAGCTGTCTAATTTAATACATCATACTTTTTTTAGCTTGGAGGATTGGCAAGCAGTTTGGTGCTCAAAAATTTAGTGCAGTGACCTGTCATTGTTTTAAATCACTAGAAAACTCTTTTATTATTATGTATGGTATCTGGATGGCAGAATACACTGGCAACTTTTTGTGAATGCCTCTTACTTCTAAAGATCCTTCAAAGTAATATCAAAATTTTAGTTACATACAGACAacgtaaaaattaaaatgttaatcaTATTAATTTGGCAAAAGTAAAGATTAACATGGTATAATCTACcaattccatttattttttcttttaataatcataacaggattttttttaaagtaacaaaagTCCCTTACAACATGgtatttaaaaggaaataaatccCCAAGCTCCCACATTAGTGTCTCATTTTACATTGTTTATATATTAGATTCTTGCCAATATTCCACTATATTGCTAAAAGAGTGCTGTGTGTGCCTTCCATTTGAGAAGCATTAATACGATTAGGTTTTTAGCCAAGCCTTACACGTCTGTGTAGCTATGGTAAATAATGATTTTGTTATCCATCTATACAACTTACACCTTTCATTAGATTCCTTTGTTGTTAGCTAACACTTTCCAGACCAATTAAAAACAATTCCAGGATATTTTgagatgtttgttttttcagtctttcattATCAACGTCAGATAATAAAACTACTGAAATCTTTTAGGGCCAGATCTTTCTCATTCCCTTCCCCTAATCCCTCAAAAATGTGAAAAACGTTCAAGCCAAAAACAGTTGTTCAGTTTTCAGTGTAATGTAGAATTAAAGTGGATATTTTCCTTTTGAATACagtgtaaaataaaatttaaatatataaaggaATTTCATTTCCATCTTAATGTTTGGGCTCTGAATTGCTGTGACAGCAATATGCGAATATGAGTAAATACAGTATGCATATTTGCTgaacaaatgttaaaataaatgttccCTTTGGAGGGCTACATTTTAAGTACTATGTTAAAGCCAAATCCTGAGAAGTACTGAGTACCCGCAACTCCCATGGAAGTTGAAAGCACTTAGTATCTTCCAGCAAGTCCTTCCTGGACACAATAAGAGTGAATTTTATAATACTTTTTGATTTGTGAAGATGAAAGCAAAGGTATTTGTGGTAAAATGTTTAAATTGTTCTATTAAATAATTCTACAGAAAATTTATAAATATAGCTTTACATACCAGGACTTGATTGTATGACTGGACACTTAGAAGAACATCTGTCatccaaatttttcaaaaaagatGTCAGATTTGCTACTTTGCTGTCGACATAATTTTGTACATTGTCCATGTTTATTAGGCTTCTTTTTTCCACATTACCCTGCAGTGACTGGATCTGATTCTTTGCATTCTTCAAACTGACTGACAGTTTATTAACTTTGCTCTGTAATTCCTTTACTCTATTATCTTGTATCTTACTGTTCTCCATGGGGATTTCTCTAGTAGGTGCCAGGAATTCAGTACTATCTCTTTCTTGGTTGTCATCTGCCTGCAACTTGCAATCTTGACAAGATTTCTTCAATTTGTTTACTTCATCTTTAAGAGTTTGTACTTCTTTGAGAGTCTTCTCTATCAATCTGAACTGCTTAGGTAGCTGGATGGTCATCGGAGGCAGGTTTATCTGATATGGACATTCCTCTCCTTCACATTTCCCATTGGTTTTGAGCTTTATAGGACAAGCATCAATAGCTTTTCCTTCTTTAAAATCTTCTGTATGTTCATCTGCAAGTGCAAAACTGTTTGTAAAAGCAAGCAGAGCTGTCTTAAACAAGACTAAGTAAATGAGCTTCTTCATCTTTGCAGTGAAACTAGCTCAATGAGGAAGTATGTAAAACTGGAAGAACTTTTTCTAAAGGCAGCCAGCAGCCTGTGTGTTAACAGATAAACTGCCTTCACTGTTCTCAGAAGTGGGTGGGAGTTCTTGCATCACAACAAGTTTTAGTGATATTAATAGCAGAGCAAAGTAGATAGTCCTTGGCAAAAGTAGCTTATGCATAATAACACAAGCAAAATGATAATATTCATGTGCACAGATAGAGTATGAAGTTTATTGAGgtcttatttattttactttgatttttcttttgaaaacatatctaaagcaagaaaatattttatgatATTCTACAAAATTCCTGATTCACAACATTTTGAATATAAAATTTTACTTAAAAATGGACATTGTGGACCATGTCATTTCCTCTACCTTGACAGGTGGAGAATGTCATATTCTCTGGAGTGGTTCACAaatgtgagtgcctacctcaggacAGACTGACAGAAAACAGGTCAgataccccaaactggtggtgtattctgtaattagatttcaccaagccagtaagaaatgtgaactcctggatcactataccagtcttatcATGAAGTGATAGACAGTCCCctcagactctccagtctatcttgccactcagacaaactgaactttgtgataaaAATGGTCACTAAACCAAAAATCATGCCATATCAGGTTgctccctgtcatggtataattccccactctgaaccttagcgtccaaaagatggggtgccagcatgaattcctctaagctcaattaccagcttagaacctgtagtgctgccaccaaccaggaattccagtgcctggaacactctggtccccacaaaaccttgcccggggacccccaagacccagaccctctggatcttaacacaaggaaagtaaaccctttccctcaccgttgcctctcccaggcttcctccctgggttaccctggaagatcactgtgtgattcaaactccttgaatcacaaaacagagaggacaattcaccttcctccctccttctctttccccctcccagactcctcctgagagaaagtaatcctggcacagagagaaatcagcctctccctcttcccacctttctccccaccaattctctggtgaatccagacccagtcccctggggtctcaccagaataaaaaaaaaattaggttcttaaacaagaaaagcttttaattaaagaaagaaaaaacagtaaaaattatctttgtaaatttaaa contains:
- the FGL2 gene encoding fibroleukin; translation: MKKLIYLVLFKTALLAFTNSFALADEHTEDFKEGKAIDACPIKLKTNGKCEGEECPYQINLPPMTIQLPKQFRLIEKTLKEVQTLKDEVNKLKKSCQDCKLQADDNQERDSTEFLAPTREIPMENSKIQDNRVKELQSKVNKLSVSLKNAKNQIQSLQGNVEKRSLINMDNVQNYVDSKVANLTSFLKNLDDRCSSKCPVIQSSPVIQLMQRDCADHYTAGRRRNGIYRVIPDPKHSSFEVYCDMESMGGGWTVLQMRQDGSINFNRTWNDYKNGFGNLSREFWLGNDKIHLLTKSRDMQLRIELEDFNGIREYAKYEQFYVANEYLKYRLSVSGYSGTAGDALHFSKHYNHDQKFFTTPDKDNDKYLSGNCGAYYSSGWWFDKCLSANLNGKYYHQKYKGVRNGIFWGTWHDVSNGLPDGYRQAFKQVKMMIRPKGFVP